A portion of the Elephas maximus indicus isolate mEleMax1 chromosome 24, mEleMax1 primary haplotype, whole genome shotgun sequence genome contains these proteins:
- the HHIPL2 gene encoding HHIP-like protein 2 gives MLGETVPRSGPSWRAPWLPVSSRIFCLCVTLLLGQVGLLQGHPQCLDYGPPFKPQVHLEFCSDYEAFGCCDQSKDHRIASRYWDIMDYFDLRGHELCGGYIKDILCQECSPYAAHLYDAENPQTPLRNFPGLCSDYCSAFHSNCHSAISLLTSDRRLQGSQGKDGARFCHLVNIPDKDYCFPNVLRKDHLNRNLGVVAEDQQGCLQLCLTEVANGLRNPVSMVHAGDGTHRFFVAEQVGVVWVYLPDGSRLEQPFLDLRSIVLTTPWIGDERGFLGLAFHPKFRRNRKFYIYYSCLGKKKVEKIRISEMRVSQADPNKANPKSERVILEIDEPASNHNGGQLLFGLDGYMYIFTGDGGQAGDPFGKFGNAQNKSSLLGKVLRIDVNRAGSDGKRYRVPPDNPFVSEPGAHPAVYAFGVRNMWRCAVDRGDPITRQGRGRIFCGDVGQNRFEEIDLIVKGGNYGWRAKEGFECYDKTLCRNASLDDILPIYAYGHAVGKSVTGGYVYRGCESPNLSGLYIFGDFMSGRLMALQEDRKTKKWKKQDICLGNTATCAFPGLISASRMFIISFAEDEAGELYFLATSYPSAYAPHGSIYKFVDPSRRAPPGKCKYKPVPVKTKSKRTQFRPLAKTVLDLLKEQAEKAARKLSSATSASSSHPGLSKKGLSKKPASPTSGRRRPGTRKKAGVRSPGPQGKRKKSRKSHGGRTAPSAQRRRAGRSLPRPFLPPWPARGRRHTEAAAEGAP, from the exons ATGCTGGGAGAGACCGTTCCTAGGAGTGGCCCAAGTTGGCGGGCCCCCTGGCTCCCTGTTTCTTCTCgcattttctgtctctgtgtcacaCTCTTGCTGGGCCAGGTGGGCTTGCTGCAGGGACACCCCCAGTGCCTGGATTATGGGCCCCCTTTCAAGCCCCAAGTGCACCTTGAATTTTGCTCTGACTACGAGGCCTTCGGCTGCTGTGACCAGAGCAAGGATCACCGCATCGCTTCCCGGTACTGGGACATCATGGATTACTTTGACCTGAGGGGCCATGAGCTGTGCGGAGGTTACATTAAAGACATCCTCTGCCAG gagtGCTCACCCTACGCAGCCCACCTCTACGATGCCGAGAACCCTCAGACACCCCTCCGGAACTTTCCTGGCCTCTGCTCAGACTATTGCTCTGCCTTCCATTCTAATTGCCACTCTGCCATCTCCCTGCTGACCAGTGACCGGCGCCTCCAGGGGTCCCAGGGCAAGGATGGAGCCCGCTTCTGCCACCTCGTCAACATCCCTGACAAGGACTATTGCTTCCCCAACGTCCTGAGGAAGGACCATCTCAACCGCAACCTGGGTGTGGTGGCTGAGGACCAGCAGGGCTGCCTCCAGCTCTGCCTGACTGAGGTGGCCAATGGGCTAAGGAACCCGGTCTCCATGGTGCATGCTGGGGACGGCACCCATCGCTTCTTTGTAGCTGAGCAGGTAGGAGTGGTATGGGTCTACCTGCCTGACGGGAGTCGCCTGGAACAACCCTTCCTAGACCTCAGAAGCATCGTGTTGACCACTCCATGGATCGGGGACGAGAGAGGCTTCTTGGGGTTGGCTTTTCACCCTAAATTTCGCCGCAACCGCAAGTTCTACATTTATTATTCATGTTTGGGCAAGAAGAAGGTAGAGAAGATCCGAATTAGTGAGATGAGGGTTTCTCAGGCTGATCCCAACAAAGCTAACCCCAAATCAGAGAG gGTCATCTTGGAAATAGATGAGCCAGCGTCAAATCATAATGGCGGGCAGCTCCTTTTTGGCCTGGACGGATATATGTACATATTCACTGGGGACGGAGGACAGGCTGGGGACCCCTTTGGCAAGTTTGGAAATGCTCAGAACAA AAGCTCCCTGCTGGGAAAGGTGTTACGGATTGATGTGAACAGGGCAGGTTCAGATGGCAAGCGGTACCGAGTGCCTCCCGACAACCCATTTGTTTCTGAGCCAGGGGCGCACCCCGCCGTCTATGCCTTTGGGGTCAGAAACATGTGGCGCTGTGCCGTGGACCGGGGGGACCCCATCACTCGCCAGGGCCGAGGCCGAATATTCTGTGGGGACGTGGGCCAGAACAGGTTTGAAGAAATCGACCTCATTGTTAAAGGCGGGAACTATGGCTGGAGAGCGAAGGAGGGGTTTGAATGTTACGACAAAACACTGTGTCGCAACGCCTCTCTGG ATGACATTCTGCCAATCTATGCATATGGCCATGCAGTGGGGAAGTCAGTCACTGGAGGGTATGTCTACCGTGGGTGTGaatccccaaatctcagtggcctCTACATCTTTGGGGACTTCATGAGTGG TCGACTCATGGCTTTGCAGGAAGATagaaaaaccaagaaatggaagaaacaggACATCTGCCTGGGCAACACGGCGACGTGTGCCTTTCCAGGGCTGATCAGCGCCTCTCGCATGTTTATCATCTCCTTTGCTGAAGACGAAGCAG GGGAGCTCTATTTCCTGGCCACCTCTTACCCAAGTGCCTACGCGCCGCATGGATCTATTTACAAATTTGTCGACCCCTCCAG GCGTGCGCCCCCAGGCAAGTGCAAATACAAGCCGGTGCCCGTGAAAACCAAGAGTAAGCGGACCCAGTTCAGGCCACTTGCCA AGACAGTCTTGGACTTGCTAAAGGAGCAAGCAGAGAAAGCTGCTAGAAAGTTATCCAGCGCGACCTCCGCTTCTAGCTCTCACCCAGGCTTGTCTAAGAAAGGCCTCTCCAAGAAGCCGGCTTCTCCCACGAGTGGCAGGAGAAGGCCTGGCACAAGGAAGAAAGCCGGAGTGCGGTCCCCAGGCCCCcaagggaagaggaagaagagccgGAAAAGCCACGGTGGCAGGACGGCCCCGTCAGCACAGCGACGACGAGCTGGCAGGAGTCTCCCTCGGCCTTTTCTGCCACCGTGGCCAGCCCGGGGACGGCGCCACACGGAAGCTGCTGCTGAAGGTGCACCTTAG